From the genome of Psychroserpens ponticola, one region includes:
- a CDS encoding asparagine synthetase B produces MDVESQQNHLKAYGVTYWTLEKQTKVKWLLNYKGGSFLLPDAEEIRRECTIRGVSFEVVSSSKAEEILDFIASPSQNMEAVVLEKAPKIAVYSPSGLQPWDDAVTMVLTYAEIPYETIYDEDVLNDGLLLYDWLHLHHEDFTGQYGKFYRAYKSASWYINEKKEAEALALKLGYDKVSQEKLAVAKKIRDYVIGGGFMFAMCSATDSFDIALSAEGVDICEPMFDGDGSDPNYQGKIDYNRTFAFKDYLLERNPNVYEFSSIDMTSKRSIPPTTDYFSLMEFSAKWDPIPSMLCQNHTALVKGFMGQTTSFTRDEIKSNVLVMGENKTNGEAKYIHGIKGKGFFTFYGGHDPEDYTHKVGDPKTELDLHPTSPGYRLILNNVLFPAAKKKKQKT; encoded by the coding sequence ATGGATGTAGAAAGTCAGCAAAATCATTTAAAAGCTTATGGTGTTACCTATTGGACGCTCGAAAAACAGACCAAAGTAAAATGGTTGTTAAACTATAAAGGTGGTTCTTTTTTATTACCTGATGCTGAAGAAATTCGTCGTGAATGCACTATTAGAGGCGTAAGTTTTGAAGTTGTTTCTAGTTCTAAAGCTGAAGAAATTCTTGATTTTATTGCAAGTCCATCACAAAATATGGAAGCAGTCGTTTTAGAAAAAGCACCTAAAATTGCTGTCTATTCACCTAGCGGATTACAACCTTGGGATGATGCTGTAACGATGGTATTGACCTATGCTGAAATCCCATATGAAACGATTTATGATGAAGATGTATTGAATGATGGTTTGTTATTATATGATTGGTTGCACTTACACCATGAAGATTTTACAGGACAATATGGTAAGTTTTATAGAGCCTATAAATCGGCCTCTTGGTATATAAATGAAAAGAAAGAAGCTGAAGCATTAGCTTTAAAATTAGGTTACGATAAGGTATCTCAAGAAAAATTAGCTGTGGCTAAAAAAATTCGTGATTACGTTATTGGTGGAGGTTTTATGTTTGCGATGTGTAGTGCCACAGATAGTTTTGATATAGCACTTTCTGCAGAAGGAGTTGATATATGTGAGCCTATGTTTGATGGCGATGGAAGTGATCCTAACTATCAAGGCAAAATAGATTATAATAGAACATTTGCATTTAAAGATTATTTGTTGGAACGCAATCCAAACGTCTATGAATTTTCTTCAATAGATATGACTTCAAAACGTAGTATTCCTCCAACAACAGATTATTTTTCTTTAATGGAATTCTCAGCGAAATGGGATCCAATTCCGTCGATGCTTTGTCAAAATCATACAGCTTTGGTTAAAGGGTTTATGGGACAAACAACCTCTTTTACTCGCGATGAAATTAAGTCGAATGTATTAGTCATGGGAGAGAACAAAACTAATGGTGAAGCAAAATATATTCATGGTATAAAAGGAAAAGGGTTCTTCACGTTTTATGGAGGTCATGATCCTGAAGATTACACGCACAAAGTTGGTGATCCAAAAACAGAATTAGATTTACATCCAACGTCTCCTGGATATCGCTTAATTTTAAATAATGTTTTGTTTCCAGCAGCTAAAAAGAAGAAACAGAAGACTTAA
- a CDS encoding sterol desaturase family protein, which produces MDYLISNFGMIKAFVIAISIVFIRYLFFSGITYSVFYLFKKKALKHKRIQKNYPKAIKIKNEIKHSFFTAIVFGGIGLFIYALKINGFTKIYTDFSLYGLEYFIFSILIMLLIHDTYFYWMHRLVHHPKLFGIVHKIHHQSRNPTPFTAFSFDITEAIIEAAIIPIIILVLPVHPLAIFIFFNISLAFNIMGHLGYEFLPPWFINHPVLKWINTSTHHNMHHQKGNANYGLYFNFWDTLMKTNHKQYQKKFYAITSKNKKKSIAA; this is translated from the coding sequence ATGGACTATTTAATCTCAAATTTCGGAATGATTAAAGCTTTTGTAATTGCCATTAGCATTGTTTTTATTAGATATCTGTTTTTTTCGGGAATTACGTATAGTGTATTTTACCTATTCAAAAAAAAAGCACTTAAGCATAAACGCATTCAAAAAAATTATCCAAAAGCTATTAAAATTAAAAATGAAATAAAACATAGCTTTTTTACTGCTATTGTTTTTGGAGGCATTGGATTATTCATATATGCTTTAAAAATTAATGGTTTTACAAAAATTTATACTGACTTTAGTCTCTACGGATTGGAATATTTTATTTTTTCCATTCTGATTATGCTTCTCATTCATGACACTTACTTTTACTGGATGCATCGACTTGTACATCATCCAAAACTGTTTGGAATAGTTCATAAAATTCATCACCAATCAAGAAACCCGACACCATTTACAGCATTTTCTTTTGATATAACTGAAGCGATTATTGAAGCTGCAATCATTCCTATTATCATATTAGTTTTACCTGTGCATCCTCTAGCAATTTTTATCTTTTTTAATATCTCACTTGCTTTTAATATTATGGGACATTTAGGATATGAATTTTTACCGCCTTGGTTTATAAACCATCCTGTTTTAAAATGGATTAACACCTCTACGCATCATAATATGCATCATCAAAAAGGAAATGCAAACTATGGATTATATTTTAATTTCTGGGATACATTAATGAAGACTAATCACAAACAGTATCAAAAAAAATTCTATGCCATTACAAGTAAAAATAAAAAGAAATCTATTGCTGCTTAG
- a CDS encoding sensor histidine kinase has protein sequence MRHKTLIYSMHFCFWIGYLAIQTWVFSYFLDFATSLLRGCINGIPLMLLAYTNIWAVNTFFEKKKYVLYTIAVVFIMTLISLIRLYVNVVFSSFNTDFGFLEQEESLLIGIILSNILFLMFSAFYQILVNRFVKTRLQANELQAHQEAQLQYLRSQMNPHFLFNTLNNIYALATIKSEKTAPMVLKLSHLLRYMVYQEDQTLVLLNNELTLIQDYIDLYKLKSEGNLNVSLYIQGNIDHQMIEPMILIPIIENSFKHSDLETNANAFIKIDIKVEDTSFIFKVANTKNDTLKQKDDIGGVGLSNIKKRLNILNPEHSFILNDTEKMFVVNLKLKLTQQ, from the coding sequence ATGAGACATAAAACACTAATATATAGTATGCATTTTTGCTTTTGGATTGGCTATTTGGCAATTCAAACATGGGTGTTTTCTTATTTTCTAGATTTCGCTACAAGTTTGCTAAGAGGTTGTATTAATGGTATTCCATTGATGCTTTTGGCATATACTAACATATGGGCAGTAAACACATTCTTTGAAAAGAAGAAGTATGTTTTATACACTATTGCAGTAGTATTTATAATGACACTAATTTCATTAATTAGGCTCTATGTTAATGTTGTGTTTTCTAGTTTTAATACTGATTTTGGGTTTTTAGAACAAGAAGAATCTCTTCTAATTGGCATAATCCTCAGTAATATTTTGTTTTTAATGTTTAGTGCATTCTATCAAATTTTGGTCAATAGATTTGTAAAAACAAGATTGCAAGCCAATGAGCTACAAGCACATCAAGAAGCACAATTACAGTATTTGAGGTCACAAATGAATCCGCATTTTTTATTTAATACGTTGAATAATATTTATGCCTTGGCGACTATTAAATCTGAAAAAACAGCTCCCATGGTATTGAAATTATCACATTTATTACGTTATATGGTTTATCAAGAAGATCAAACACTAGTATTACTTAATAATGAATTGACATTGATTCAAGATTACATCGATTTATATAAACTAAAATCTGAAGGTAATTTAAATGTCTCTTTGTATATTCAAGGAAACATAGATCATCAGATGATTGAACCAATGATCTTAATTCCAATTATTGAAAATAGTTTTAAGCATAGTGATCTTGAGACCAATGCAAATGCATTTATAAAAATTGATATAAAAGTTGAGGATACTAGTTTTATATTTAAAGTTGCAAATACCAAAAATGATACATTAAAACAGAAAGATGACATTGGAGGTGTTGGTTTAAGTAATATTAAGAAACGTTTAAATATCTTAAATCCAGAACATTCCTTTATATTAAATGACACTGAAAAAATGTTTGTTGTAAATTTAAAACTGAAATTAACTCAACAATAA
- a CDS encoding LytR/AlgR family response regulator transcription factor codes for MSKLKVLIVDDEYLALNLLSGFVKQISDLELVDSIKNPLEALQVLGAKRIDILFLDIQMPALSGVNLLKSLKNPPVVIFTTAYSDYALEAFDLNAVDYLLKPFSFERFLQAVNKAKELCYTEDIRVAEHTGLEKSEFITVKAEGKIIKIFTKDILYIEGMKEYIRFRCKNDNHMVFERMKNIEKLLSSNFIRVHKSFIIAKDKVTASHGNQLEIGTYKIPISRDKKEDVISAVFGD; via the coding sequence ATGTCTAAATTGAAAGTTTTAATCGTCGATGATGAATATTTAGCTCTGAATTTGCTGTCTGGTTTTGTTAAACAGATTTCAGATTTAGAGCTTGTTGATAGTATTAAAAATCCATTAGAAGCTTTACAAGTTTTAGGAGCAAAGCGTATTGATATTTTGTTTTTAGACATTCAAATGCCTGCACTTTCAGGTGTTAATTTATTGAAATCTTTGAAAAATCCTCCAGTAGTTATTTTTACTACAGCATATTCTGACTATGCACTTGAAGCATTCGATTTAAATGCCGTAGATTATTTGTTGAAGCCATTTAGTTTTGAGCGTTTTTTACAAGCGGTTAATAAAGCTAAAGAACTATGTTATACTGAAGATATAAGAGTAGCTGAACATACAGGTTTAGAAAAATCAGAATTTATTACTGTTAAAGCAGAAGGGAAAATTATTAAGATTTTTACTAAAGACATTTTGTATATTGAAGGTATGAAAGAATATATTAGATTTCGTTGTAAAAACGACAACCATATGGTCTTTGAACGAATGAAAAACATTGAAAAATTACTGTCAAGCAATTTTATTAGAGTTCATAAATCTTTTATTATAGCAAAAGATAAGGTGACTGCCTCTCATGGTAACCAATTAGAAATAGGAACTTATAAGATTCCAATAAGTAGAGATAAAAAGGAGGACGTAATTTCTGCTGTTTTTGGTGATTGA
- a CDS encoding amidohydrolase family protein, protein MNRIKLIVALALFIAFNSFSQDKTEEKSWDVTNPEGDWNFKELKLSTNEGTWMNLDVSPDGKSIIFDLLGDIYKVDINSGKATVLREGLAFEIQPRFSPDGKHISFTSDAGGGDNIWYMNSDGSDAKQITKENFRLLNNAIWTPDSNYVIARKHFTSTRSAGAGELWMYHKSGGSGIQLTKKKNDQQDVNEPSLSSDGKYLYYSEDMYPGGFFKYNKDPNSQIYVIKRYNMETGETDRITGGPGGAARPQISRNGKKLAFVKRVRTKSVLYIHDLETGEEWPIYDNLNKDQQEAWAIFGVYTNFNWMPNNEDIIIWSGGKINKINSKTLKVSDIPFQVDATIKIAKAVEFDTPVAPDTFDAKVIRHITTSPDEKSIVFNALGYLYTQKLPNGKAQRLTTGTDFEFEPTFSPDGKTITYVTWNDENLGAIYSIPTTGGTAIKLSSKKGIYRNPSYSHNGKHIVYRKEGGNNEQGHTFDKKPGLYIMKADGSNAKMVTKEGDNPMFNTDDSKIIYQKGGQFFGALTKELKSVDLNGFDEHIHIKSKHGNILVPSPDGNWIAFVHLHKVYMAPMPKAGQTLDLTDKTKYVPITQLSKDAGINLHWSKDSKIIHWSLGNLYFSAKASENTELIEEGIRINLEVKTDKPKGRIALKGARIITMEGDEVIENGTIVINNNTIEAIGNTSNISIPSDAKVYDVTGKTIMPGMVDAHAHIGGFRYGLTTQKHWQFYANLAFGVTTAHDPSAHSETVFALSELQKKGTLVGPRLYSTGFILYGADGDFKAVINNLEDARSSIRRTKAFGALSVKSYNQPRREQRQQVLQAAREEGIFVVPEGGSNFYHNITMVMDGHTGVEHNIPVAPVYKDVLDLWGNSNVGYTPTLIVNYGGMNGEMYWYQNTNVWENEKLLKYTPRGIIDSRSRHRIMVPDEEYENGHILVSKTAKDLSDAGVKVNLGAHGQLQGLGAHWELWLLQQGGLSNHETLKAATINGANYIGIGNDVGSLKKGKLADLIVMDKNPLEDIRNSESIIYTMINGRMYDTETMNEIGNEPKERSKFYWENSNYNQAFPWHEETQSFTRDACGCHLGSH, encoded by the coding sequence ATGAACCGTATAAAACTAATCGTAGCACTTGCTCTATTTATTGCATTCAACTCCTTTAGTCAAGATAAAACTGAAGAAAAATCTTGGGATGTTACAAATCCTGAAGGTGATTGGAATTTCAAAGAATTGAAATTATCAACTAATGAAGGTACTTGGATGAATCTTGACGTGAGTCCTGATGGAAAATCCATCATATTCGATCTCTTAGGAGATATTTATAAAGTTGATATCAATAGTGGTAAAGCAACCGTTTTAAGAGAAGGTTTAGCTTTTGAAATTCAACCACGTTTTAGTCCTGATGGAAAACACATTTCATTTACTAGTGATGCTGGTGGAGGAGACAATATATGGTACATGAATAGTGATGGCTCTGATGCCAAACAAATCACTAAAGAAAATTTCAGATTATTAAATAATGCCATTTGGACACCTGATAGTAATTATGTTATTGCCAGAAAACATTTCACTTCTACACGTTCTGCAGGTGCTGGCGAACTTTGGATGTATCATAAATCTGGCGGAAGTGGTATTCAGCTCACAAAAAAGAAAAACGACCAGCAAGATGTTAACGAGCCAAGTTTATCATCAGATGGTAAATATTTATACTACAGCGAAGACATGTATCCTGGAGGCTTTTTTAAATATAACAAAGATCCAAATAGTCAAATCTATGTGATTAAACGCTATAACATGGAAACTGGCGAAACAGATAGAATTACTGGTGGACCAGGTGGAGCAGCTCGTCCACAAATTTCTAGAAACGGAAAAAAACTCGCATTCGTTAAACGTGTGCGTACTAAATCGGTATTATATATTCATGATTTAGAAACTGGTGAAGAATGGCCAATTTATGACAACCTCAATAAAGATCAACAAGAAGCTTGGGCTATATTTGGTGTGTATACCAATTTCAACTGGATGCCAAATAATGAAGATATTATCATTTGGTCTGGAGGAAAAATAAACAAAATCAATAGCAAGACATTAAAGGTTTCTGATATTCCTTTTCAAGTTGATGCGACTATTAAAATAGCAAAAGCTGTTGAATTTGACACTCCTGTAGCGCCTGATACTTTTGATGCTAAAGTGATTCGTCATATTACAACTTCTCCTGATGAAAAATCAATTGTATTTAATGCCTTAGGTTATTTATACACTCAAAAATTACCTAACGGAAAAGCACAACGCTTAACTACTGGAACCGATTTTGAATTCGAACCTACCTTCTCTCCTGACGGAAAAACCATCACTTATGTTACTTGGAATGATGAAAATTTAGGTGCTATATATTCTATACCAACAACTGGAGGAACAGCTATAAAATTATCTTCTAAAAAAGGGATTTATAGAAACCCGTCGTATTCACATAATGGTAAACATATCGTTTATCGTAAGGAAGGCGGAAACAACGAACAAGGTCATACTTTCGATAAAAAACCAGGACTATATATAATGAAAGCTGATGGATCAAATGCAAAAATGGTTACCAAAGAAGGTGATAATCCAATGTTTAATACAGATGATTCTAAAATTATTTATCAAAAAGGCGGACAATTTTTTGGTGCATTAACTAAAGAATTAAAAAGTGTCGATCTTAATGGATTTGACGAGCATATTCACATAAAGTCAAAACACGGAAACATTTTAGTTCCAAGTCCAGATGGAAATTGGATCGCCTTTGTTCATTTACATAAAGTATATATGGCTCCAATGCCTAAAGCTGGACAAACTCTAGACTTAACAGATAAAACAAAGTATGTTCCAATTACACAACTTTCAAAAGATGCTGGTATCAATTTGCATTGGTCGAAGGACAGCAAAATTATTCATTGGTCATTAGGAAACCTATATTTTTCAGCTAAAGCTTCCGAAAACACTGAACTTATTGAAGAAGGAATCAGAATTAACTTAGAAGTAAAAACCGATAAACCAAAAGGCAGAATTGCTTTAAAAGGAGCTCGTATCATTACTATGGAAGGTGATGAAGTTATTGAAAACGGAACGATTGTTATCAATAACAATACAATCGAAGCCATTGGTAATACTTCAAACATCTCAATTCCTTCTGATGCTAAAGTTTATGATGTGACTGGAAAAACAATCATGCCTGGAATGGTTGATGCGCATGCACATATTGGTGGTTTCCGTTACGGATTAACAACACAAAAGCATTGGCAATTTTATGCTAATCTTGCCTTTGGTGTGACAACAGCTCATGATCCTTCTGCACATTCTGAAACAGTTTTCGCACTTTCCGAATTACAAAAAAAGGGAACGCTTGTTGGTCCTCGCCTCTACTCAACAGGATTTATTTTATATGGAGCTGATGGTGATTTTAAAGCGGTTATTAATAATTTAGAAGATGCACGTTCATCAATTAGAAGAACAAAAGCGTTTGGTGCATTATCAGTGAAGAGTTATAATCAGCCAAGACGGGAACAAAGACAACAAGTTTTACAAGCTGCTCGTGAGGAAGGTATATTTGTGGTTCCAGAAGGTGGTTCAAATTTTTATCATAACATCACAATGGTTATGGATGGACACACTGGTGTTGAGCATAATATTCCTGTGGCTCCTGTTTATAAAGATGTTCTAGATCTTTGGGGAAATAGTAATGTTGGTTACACACCTACACTTATTGTAAATTATGGTGGAATGAATGGTGAAATGTATTGGTATCAGAATACTAATGTTTGGGAGAATGAGAAACTTTTAAAATATACACCTAGAGGGATTATTGATTCACGTTCAAGACATCGCATTATGGTTCCAGATGAAGAATACGAAAATGGACACATACTCGTTTCAAAAACAGCAAAAGACTTAAGTGATGCTGGAGTTAAAGTTAATCTTGGTGCTCACGGACAGTTACAAGGTCTTGGTGCACATTGGGAATTATGGTTGTTACAGCAAGGTGGACTATCAAATCATGAAACGCTTAAAGCTGCAACAATAAATGGCGCTAATTATATTGGTATAGGAAATGATGTTGGTTCTCTTAAAAAGGGAAAACTAGCCGATTTAATTGTGATGGACAAGAATCCTTTGGAAGATATTAGAAATTCTGAAAGTATTATTTACACCATGATTAATGGTCGTATGTACGATACAGAAACCATGAATGAAATTGGAAATGAACCTAAAGAACGTTCAAAATTCTATTGGGAAAACTCAAATTATAACCAAGCGTTTCCTTGGCATGAAGAGACACAAAGTTTCACACGTGATGCTTGTGGATGCCATTTAGGATCTCATTAA
- the rplT gene encoding 50S ribosomal protein L20, with translation MPRSVNSVAKRARRKKVLKQAKGYFGRRKNVWTVAKNAVDKAMQYSYRDRRVKKRTFRSLWIMRINAGARQHGMSYSKFMGKLKANNIELNRKVLADLAMNNPEAFEAIVNKVK, from the coding sequence ATGCCAAGATCAGTAAATTCAGTAGCGAAAAGAGCCAGAAGAAAAAAGGTTCTTAAGCAAGCAAAAGGTTACTTCGGAAGACGTAAAAACGTTTGGACAGTAGCAAAAAATGCGGTTGACAAAGCGATGCAATATTCGTACAGAGACCGTCGAGTAAAAAAGAGAACATTCCGTTCATTATGGATTATGCGTATTAACGCAGGAGCTAGACAACACGGAATGAGCTATTCAAAATTTATGGGAAAACTTAAAGCTAATAATATCGAATTGAACCGTAAGGTTCTAGCCGATTTAGCAATGAATAACCCAGAAGCTTTTGAAGCAATAGTAAACAAAGTAAAGTAA
- the rpmI gene encoding 50S ribosomal protein L35, with protein sequence MPKMKTKSSAKKRFKLTGTGKIKRKHAFKSHILTKKSKKRKLKLTHDGLVHKSDENNIKTLLRLK encoded by the coding sequence ATGCCTAAAATGAAAACCAAATCAAGTGCTAAGAAACGTTTTAAACTAACTGGCACTGGTAAGATTAAAAGAAAGCATGCTTTTAAGAGTCATATTTTGACAAAAAAATCTAAAAAGCGTAAGCTTAAGTTAACTCATGACGGTTTAGTACATAAATCAGATGAGAACAATATTAAAACATTATTACGTTTAAAGTAA
- the infC gene encoding translation initiation factor IF-3 — protein sequence MNSKIRAEKVRLVGDNVEVGIYSTKDALAIADDQGFDLVEISPKADPPVCKVMDYKKFLYEQKKREKALKAKASKVTIKEIRFGPQTDDHDYEFKKKHAEKFLKDGAKLKAFVFFKGRSIVFKEQGQILLLRLAQDLEDLGKVEQMPRLEGKRMTMFIAPKKPK from the coding sequence ATTAATTCTAAAATTAGAGCCGAGAAGGTACGCCTTGTTGGTGATAATGTAGAAGTTGGAATTTATTCAACAAAAGATGCACTTGCCATCGCAGATGATCAAGGGTTTGATTTAGTTGAAATTTCTCCCAAAGCTGATCCTCCAGTATGTAAAGTCATGGACTATAAGAAGTTTCTTTACGAACAGAAGAAACGAGAAAAAGCGCTCAAAGCAAAAGCTTCAAAAGTAACTATTAAAGAAATTCGTTTTGGTCCTCAAACTGATGATCATGATTACGAATTCAAAAAGAAGCATGCGGAAAAGTTTTTAAAAGATGGCGCAAAGTTAAAAGCTTTTGTATTTTTTAAAGGTCGTTCAATTGTTTTTAAAGAACAAGGTCAAATCTTATTACTAAGATTAGCACAAGATCTTGAAGATTTAGGAAAGGTTGAGCAAATGCCAAGATTAGAAGGTAAGCGTATGACAATGTTCATTGCGCCAAAAAAGCCTAAATAA